A window of Micrococcales bacterium genomic DNA:
GAGAAGCGCCTGGAGCAACTGGCGAAGATCTCCTCGCAGTTGGGCACCTGATGGGGCTGTTCGACTCCATCATGGGGCGCAGCAAGCCGCCCAAGCCCAATCTGGACCAGTTGTTCGGTATCCCCTCGGCGGCGATCACCCTGCAGGCCAGCCTCGGCGCCGAGCCGACCGGTGAGGGGTCGGTGGCATTCCGTGCTCCTGAGGGCAAGGCGTTCGCCGATGTGGTCGCGGATGTACGACAACTGCTCACAATGACCTCCGATCCCGATCTCCAGGTGGTCCAGGACAGCTACGGCTACACGTGGATCACGGTGCGGGCTGCGGACGTCGCCGATGTGGTCAACGGCCTGCACGCCGTCAACGTCTCCATCCAGGACGCCGGCTTCGGTCCGCAGTTGTTGTGTTCCCTGGTGGGCTTCCGGCGCAACGAGCAGCGGTTCGGGCTGGTCTACCTGTACAAGCGCGGCAGTTTCTACCCGTTCGCGCCGTTGGGGGAGCCGCGGCGGGACTCCCTGCTGGAGTTGCAGCTCAAAGACCTGCTGGCCGACGACCTGGCCGTCGAGCAGGACCTGACCCGCTGGTTCCCGGTGTGGGGCGCGCCGGGGCTGTAGGTGCGGCCCTGCCCCGGCGTTGGAGTTCGTTCTCCGCGTTGGAGAACACACGCGTGGGTCCTCCAACCTCATGCACCACCTCCAACACGAGCGGGGTGGCGGGGGATCGGGGTATGGCCCGGCCACCTCAGTCGCGCGGCAGGGCACCCACTCCGGGCAGCGCAAGCATCCGGTCGAGCGCCACACGTGCCCAACGGGCGGTGTCGGGATCCACGACGATGCGGTTGACCACACGGTCCTCGGCCAGGCTCTCCAGGGCCCAGACCAGGTGCGGCAGGTCGATGCGGTTCATCGTCGAGCAGTAGCAGATCGTCCGGTCCAGGAACATGATCTGTTTGTCGGGATGCTGCGACGCGAGTCTGCGCACGAGGTTGAGCTCGGTGCCTATCGCCCAAGAACTTCCGGGGGCCGCGGACTGCAGCGTCTTGACGATGTATTCGGTGGAACCCACGAAGTCGGCCTTCAGTACTACCTCATGGCGACACTCAGGGTGAACTAGAACGTTAACATCGGGTGCTTTTGCCCTGATTTCGTCGACACTGTCCTCGGTGAATCGCCCGTGCACGCTGCAATGGCCGCGCCAGAGGATCATGCGAGCCCGATCCAGCTCGGCCGGCGTCAGACCACCGCCGGGCCGGTGTGGGTCGAACACGACGCAGTCGTCCAGACTCAGGCCCAGTTCCAGGACCGCGGTGTTGCGGCCGAGGTGCTGATCGGGCAGGAACAGGACCTTCTCACCCTGTTCGAAGGCCCAGCGCAGCGACTGGGCGGCGTTGCTCGAGGTGCAGATCGTCCCACCGTGTTCGCCCGTGAAGGCCTTTATCGCAGCCGTACTGTTCATGTAGGTGACCGGCACGGTCACCTCGGCGACACCGGCCGCCTCCAAGGTGCGCCAGGCCGCCTGCACCTGGTCGGCCGCGGCCATGTCCGCCATCGAGCAGCCGGCTGCCATGTCGGGCAGGACCACGATCTGGTCCGCCGACGTCAGGATGTCGGCACTCTCGGCCATGAAGTGCACGCCGCAGAACACGATGAACTCGCTCTCGGGTCGCGCCGCGGCCTGCTGGGCCAGTTTGAAGGAATCGCCGGTGACGTCGGCGAATGCGATCACCTCGTCGCGCTGGTAATGGTGCCCGAGGATGAAGGCACGATCACCGAGCGCGGCCTTGGCCGCTTGAGCCCGTGCCACGAGATCCGGATCGCTGGGGGCGGGCAGATCACCAGGACAGTCCACTCCGCGCTCGCTGAACGCGTCGCTGCCCTCGCCGAGGAGCAGCAGGAGCGGGGAGGGCTCAGGTTCGGTGAAGGTGTTGGACACGTACCAATGGTGGCACGCACCGGCCGTCAGTGGCGACCGGCGTTTGCGCCCGGCGAACACCACGGCGTCCCCAGCCCGAAGTCCGCTCGAGCGGTTCTGTGGCACTATGGAATACGACCACGCCGCCACCGGTTGACGTGGACGAGCCTTCGAAAGGAATCGCTTAGATGAGCACTGAGACGACCACATCGGAATCCGCGACCACGAGCGGCGTCACGCTGACCGAGGCCGCTTCCTCCAAGGTGGCGACCCTGCTCGCGCAGGAAGGTCGTGAGGACCTGGCCCTGCGGATCGCGGTTCAGCCCGGCGGTTGCTCCGGCCTGCGGTACCAACTCTTCTTCGACGAGCGGACCCTGGACGGCGACACCCGCATCGACTTCGACGGGGTGACCGTCGTGGTGGATCGCATGAGTACGCCGTACCTGGGCGGCGCGACGATCGACTTCGTGGACCAGATCGACAAGCAGGGCTTCACCATCGACAACCCGAACGCCACCGGGTCCTGCGCCTGCGGCGACTCATTCCACTGAGCCGCTGACCGTGGTCAGCGAGAAGCGTGAACTCGTCGGCTTCTCGAAGACCATCACCGCGGACGACATGCTCGCCGGCTACCGGCGAGGTCTGTTCCCCATGTCCTACTGGGGGCTGATGTACCAGTGGTGGTCCCCGGACCCTCGTGGCGTGCTGCCGCTGGGCAACCTGCGGATCGCCCGCAGCCTGCGCAAGAGCATCCGCAGGTACCGGACGTCCTTCGACACCGACTTCGCTGCGGTGGTCGCCGCGTGCTCGGATCCTGATCGCCCAGGCGGCTGGATCGACCCCGGACTGGAGAAGGCCTACCTCGACCTGCACGAGCGGGGATTGGCCCACAGTGTCGAGACGCGCAACGCCTCCGGAACCCTCGTGGGCGGCCTGTTCGGGGTCAACATCGGGGGGTTCTTCGCCGGGGAGTCCATGTTCCACACCGCCGTGGACGCCTCGAAAGTCGCTCTGGTGAGCCTGGTCGACCGCCTGGGTGCCGCCGGATCTCCGATCCTGGTGGACACGCAGTGGCGCACCGAACATCTGGCGTCCCTGGGAGTGGTCGAGATCCGCCGCAGCGAGTACCTGCAGCTTCTGGCGGCCGCCCTCGCGCGGCCTAACGTGCTGTGACGACCGTCAGCCGCCAGAAACCGTCCTCCTCGCGCACCTCGCGCAACTCCGAGCCTGTCATCCGGCACCAGGCCGGCACGTCAGTGAGCGCCACCGGATCATCGGCCAGCAGCCCGACCTCCGTACCGCCGGCGGCCAGGCGGGCAGCCTTCGCCAGGGCGATGACCGGGTAGGGGCAGCGCGTGCCCCGGGCATCCACCTCGACGCTCACAGGTCCAACGTTCCCATCTGGGCACGCACCTCGGTGACCACGGCCACCAAGGCGTCGACGAACCCCGCGGCCACCGCGTCATCGATCTGCGGGGTCAGCCCCAGGCGCACGTTGCCGCTGGTGAACCCGCCCACGGCGGCCAGGACGTGGCTGGGCTGTCCGGCGCGAGAGGCGCACGCAGACCCGCTGCCCACCGCGTAGCCGAGGGCGTCCAGACGTGTCTGCACGGCCTCGGCATCGACGTAGAGGATCGAGATGCTCAGGATGTGGGGCAGGTGGCCGTCCGAGCCGCCCCTGACCTCCAGGCCGGTGATCCCGTCCCGCACACCGGCGGCGATGCGGGCGGTGCACTCGCGGACCCGGTCCACAGCGTCGGGGGCGGCGCGCATCCAGTGCTCGGCGGTGAGGCCCGCGACGACTGCCGACGGCACGTTGTCGAACGGATGCGGTGCCCGGCGCGCCGCCCGGGAACACACGGCGACCGCCCCACCTACCCCGGACCAGGTGCGGGCGTCGAGGATCAGCCGGTCCCACGACGCCGGCAGCGGCACCCAGCCCCACGCGGTGGAGGCGTCGAGCACCACCGACGAGCCAGTGCGCTGCACCCAGGGGCCCAGATCTGCCTGCAACACACCGATCTCCTGGTTGCCCACGGCGGTCACCAGCACGCACGGGGACGGCAGCGTGTCCAGGCCTCGAGCCTGCACACGGCCCTCGGTGTCGACGTCGACGGTGTGGTGTGACAGCCCGTGGCTGCGGGCGGCGGCCGAACTGGCGTCCTGCAGGATCAGACTGTCCGCCGCTGTCGTGGCCACACACGCCGCGCCGGGGGGCAGATCGTCGATGGCCGAGACGACCGCGGAGGCGGGATCGGGAGTGAACCAGGCGCTGCGGGCGCCCGCCAGCTGCGCCACCGTCGTGGCGCTCTGCTCGAGCAGCGCCGACGCGGTCTTCCCCTCGTGGTAGCCGGCCGTCGGAACGGCCCAGGCGCGGCGGATTGCTGCGTCCAGCCACCGAGCGGTCCGGTCGCTCACCGGACGTGAAACCGCGCAATCCAGGGCGAATCGCGACATGTCGAGACGGTACCGCCCCTCGCGCCTTTACTGCCGCGGTGGTTGCGCTAGTGTCTGGCGAGTGAGACCTTGCACGCTCCCACGCGTGCCGCGGACGGCTGGGAAGGGTTCGATGACTCGACAAGCAGCACAGGGGCGTCACCGGCGGGTAGCCGTCGTGGCGCTGGGCAGCGCTTCGGCGCTGCTGCTGGCCGGGTGCTCGCAGGGCACCGTGGACGACTGGAAGCGGTTCGGATACCCCGACCCGGCGACCGAACAGGGCGACACGATGTTGCGCCTGTGGACCGGATCCTGGATCGCCGCCCTCGCGGTGGCCTTCCTCGTCTGGGGCTTGATCATCTGGTCGATCATCGTCTACCGGCGCCGCCACGCTGACGAGCCGGCGCCGGACCAGGTCCGCTACAACCTGCCGATGGAGATCATGTACACGGTGGTGCCGTTGATCATGATCGGCGGCATGTTCTTCTTCACCGTTCGGGACCAGTCGCAGATCACCAAGGTGGAGAACAACCAGGATGTCACCATCGGTGCGGTCGGGTTCCGCTGGTCGTGGAACTTCAACTACGTGGACCAGAACACCTACGAGATCGGCACGCCGGGGCAGGACCCGGTGCTCTACCTCCCGGTCAACCAGAAAGTGAAGTTCGAACTCACCTCGCCTGACGTGATCCACTCCTTCTGGGTGCCGGCGTTCCTCTTCAAGATGGATGTGATCCCTGGTCGTACGAACACGTTCGAGGTCACCCCCAACAAGGAGGGCACCTTCGCGGGCAAGTGCGCGGAATTGTGCGGTGTGGACCACTCGCGGATGCTGTTCAGCGTGAAGGTGGTCAGCCAGGCGGAGTTCGACGCGCACATGCAGGAATTGCGCGCCAAGGGGCAATTCGGCCAGTTGACCAGTGGTAGGACGACCGAAGCGGCACAAGGAGTCTGACGTGGCGATCATTGACGAACCCATCACACCGACTTCCGACGAGGTCAACGCCAAACTGCAGGCGAGGGCCGACGCAAAGGCTCAGCGCCGCTCCGGCTGGGGACAGACCGTCGTCAAGTGGGTGACCTCCACCGACCACAAGATCATCGGGCAGTTGTACCTGATCACGTCGTTCGTGTTCTTCCTCATCGCTGGACTGCTGGCGCTGGGCATGCGCGCAGAACTGGCTGAGCCGGGCATGCAGTTGATGTCGAACGCCCAGTACAACCAGTCGTTCACGATGCACGGCACGATCATGCTGTTCCTGTTCGCGACGCCACTGTTCGTCGGGTTCGGCAACGTGATCATGCCTTTGCAGATCGGGGCCCCGGATGTGGCGTTCCCGCGACTGAACATGTTCTCGTACTGGCTGTTCTTCTTCGGCGGGCTCACCGCCTCGTTGAGTTTCTTGGTGCCCAGCGGCGCCGCGGACTTCGGTTGGTTCGCCTACCAGCCGCTGAGCAGCCTGGAGTTCACCCCGTCCGCGGGCGCCGACATGTGGTACCTCGGTCTGGCCATGGGTGGCCTCGGCACGATCCTGGGGTCGGTCAACTTCCTCACCACGATCTATACGATGCGGGCCCCGGGCATGACCATGTTCCGGATGCCGATCTTCACCTGGACAGTCCTGGTCACCTCCGTGCTGGTGCTGATGGTCTTCCCGGTGCTGGCGGCGGCCCTGCTCGTGGCGTTCATCGACCGCGAGTTCGGCACGGTGGTGTTCGACGCCGCGAACGGCGGGGCGATCCTCTGGCAGCACTTGTTCTGGTTCTTCGGCCACCCCGAGGTCTACGTGCTGGCACTGCCTTTCTTCGGCATCACCAGTGAGGTCCTGCCCGTCTTCAGCCGCAAGCCGATCTTCGGGTACAAGGGTCTGGTCTTCGCCACACTGGCCATCGGTGCGTTGTCGATGGCGGTCTGGGCGCACCACATGTATGTGACCGGTGCCGTGTTGCTGCCGTTCTTCGCCTTCATGACCATGCTCATCGCAGTGCCTACCGGTGTGAAGTTCTTCAACTGGGTGGGCACCATGTGGGGCGGCTCGATCACCTTCGAGACACCCATGCTGTTCACCCTGGGTTTCTTGATCACCTTCCTCTTCGGCGGGGTGACCGGCGTCATGCTCGCCAGCCCGCCGCTGGACTTCCAGTTGTCCGACAGCTACTTCGTGGTGGCGCACTTCCACTACACGGTGTTCGGCACGGTGGTGTTCGTCATGTTCGCCGGGTTCTACTACTGGTGGCCGAAGATGACCGGCAAGATGCTCGACGAGCGGATCGGCAAGATCCACTTCTGGTTGCTGTTCTGGGGCTTCCAGATCACCTTCCTTGTGCAGCACTGGCTGGGCACGCAGGGAATGCCCCGCCGCTACGCCGACTACCTTCCTGACGAGGGCTTCACGCTGCTGAACCAGGTCTCGTCGTTCGGGGCGCTGATCCTGGGGATCTCGACGCTGTTGTTCCTGTACAACGTCTACAAGACCTGGCGGTTCGCCCCCAACGTCACCACGGACGACCCGTGGGGCTGGGGCGCCTCGCTGGAGTGGGCCACCAGTTGCCCACCCCCGCGGCACAACTTCGTGTCCCTGCCGCCCATCCGCTCGGAGCGCCCGGCGTTCGACCTCCACCATGCGGAGGTCGAGGATTGCTCTCGCAGACAGTCGACAAACTGCGGGCGCTGACGCCGGCCGGAAGGGAGTCGAGCAGTGAAGCACGCCGGATACATCTTCGGCCTGGGCACTGTCTTCTTCGGCGTTGTGTCCGTCGTGTACGGCGTCTGGTCGCGGGACTGGGCAGGGACCACTGCGCTGGCCTTCACCGGCTTCATGACCGCCCTGGTGGCCTTCTACTCGCTGTACACGGCCCGGCGACTCGACAGCCGTCCGGAGGACGACAAGGTCGCGAACCAGGAGGAAGGGGATCCCGATTACGGCTTCTTCAGCCCGCAGTCGTGGTGGCCGCTGCCCATGGGCTTCAGCGCCATGTTGATCGCCCTGGGGCTGATCTTCGCGACCTGGCTGATGCTGGCAGGTGTGGTCTTCTTGATGTTGAGCATCATTGGACTGGTTTTCGAGTACTACCGCCGGGACTTCGCCCACTGAGGCTCGCACAGCGCGCCGTGGACTCTCGCAAGGGTGACATGGCTCACGCACGCGCCGCCGATCAGGTGGTTTAGAAAGAGACGCCTGCGTGGCACACTGGAATGAGTCGGCGTGTCAGCCGTCCAGAAGGGCGTGCATACGCCAGGATCGACAAAAGATCGTTGCGAGGTTTCTTTGATGACAGTGAAGCGTAATGTTGCCGTTGCCGGAGCTGCTGCCACGGCGTTGCTGGTCGCTGGCTGCGGCCCGACGCTCATCGCGCGCAGCCAGGCCCCAGGCGAACAGGCCGCGGTGTCCATGCAGATCCTGCCGTCGGTGGACCGCAAGGCTCCCGTGAACCAGCCCATCGTGGTGGTGGCGGAGGACGGCACCCTGGCCGACGTGACGGTCAACGGCCCCAAGGGCCTCCTCAAGGGGTCGTACAACGCCGAACGCAACACCTGGACCTCGAAGGCCAAGACGCTGGACTTCGGCGCCAAGTACACCGTGGCGGCCACCGCCACCAACAGTTCCGGCGCGCCCACCACGATCGACCGGAACATCAAGACCGTGAACCCGCAGACCCTCGTGAACATCAGCACGGTGTCCGTCGCTGACAACGTGACCGTCGGTGTCGGCATGCCGGTCCGGGTGACCTTCGACGCGCCGGTGAAGAACAAGAAGGCCGTCGAAGAGCAGCTGCAGGTGAAGACCTCGCAGGCCGTGACCGGGGCTTGGGCGTGGGAGTCCGACCAGGTGGTTGTGTTCCGCCCGAAGAAGTACTGGCCGGCCAACACGAAGATCGAGGTCTCGATGCCCCTGAAGGGGATCAAGACCGGTCCTGGTGCCTACGGCGCGGAGAACCGGGCGGTGTCCTACAAGACCGGCGACTCCATGGTGTCCACCTACAACGCTTACAATCACACCACGACCGTGAAGAAGAACGGCAAGGTCGTCAAGACCTTCCCGGCGACCAGCGGCAAGCCCGGTTTCGAGACCCGGCAGGGCATCAAGGTCATCACCGAGAAGCTCGACTTCGTGGTGATGGACGCGGCGACCGGTGGGACGTCGAAGGATGACCCCGAGTACTACCGCCTCGACGTGAACTGGGCGATGCGGATCACGAATTCCGGGGAGTTCGTCCA
This region includes:
- a CDS encoding sulfurtransferase TusA family protein — encoded protein: MSVEVDARGTRCPYPVIALAKAARLAAGGTEVGLLADDPVALTDVPAWCRMTGSELREVREEDGFWRLTVVTAR
- the ctaD gene encoding cytochrome c oxidase subunit I; this translates as MTPTSDEVNAKLQARADAKAQRRSGWGQTVVKWVTSTDHKIIGQLYLITSFVFFLIAGLLALGMRAELAEPGMQLMSNAQYNQSFTMHGTIMLFLFATPLFVGFGNVIMPLQIGAPDVAFPRLNMFSYWLFFFGGLTASLSFLVPSGAADFGWFAYQPLSSLEFTPSAGADMWYLGLAMGGLGTILGSVNFLTTIYTMRAPGMTMFRMPIFTWTVLVTSVLVLMVFPVLAAALLVAFIDREFGTVVFDAANGGAILWQHLFWFFGHPEVYVLALPFFGITSEVLPVFSRKPIFGYKGLVFATLAIGALSMAVWAHHMYVTGAVLLPFFAFMTMLIAVPTGVKFFNWVGTMWGGSITFETPMLFTLGFLITFLFGGVTGVMLASPPLDFQLSDSYFVVAHFHYTVFGTVVFVMFAGFYYWWPKMTGKMLDERIGKIHFWLLFWGFQITFLVQHWLGTQGMPRRYADYLPDEGFTLLNQVSSFGALILGISTLLFLYNVYKTWRFAPNVTTDDPWGWGASLEWATSCPPPRHNFVSLPPIRSERPAFDLHHAEVEDCSRRQSTNCGR
- a CDS encoding L,D-transpeptidase family protein, producing MTVKRNVAVAGAAATALLVAGCGPTLIARSQAPGEQAAVSMQILPSVDRKAPVNQPIVVVAEDGTLADVTVNGPKGLLKGSYNAERNTWTSKAKTLDFGAKYTVAATATNSSGAPTTIDRNIKTVNPQTLVNISTVSVADNVTVGVGMPVRVTFDAPVKNKKAVEEQLQVKTSQAVTGAWAWESDQVVVFRPKKYWPANTKIEVSMPLKGIKTGPGAYGAENRAVSYKTGDSMVSTYNAYNHTTTVKKNGKVVKTFPATSGKPGFETRQGIKVITEKLDFVVMDAATGGTSKDDPEYYRLDVNWAMRITNSGEFVHAAPWSVGSQGYANVSHGCVGLSTDNAYWLFQNSRVGDVIVVKNTGREQDLGNGITEWNVAWKDWLKDSKTGPVQTDTTGTLPLEPCRGTSRDWMAFLAAAGSSAQKDNEVNLLRPAGGQLGAGSQVHVDLADTAMNR
- the nadA gene encoding quinolinate synthase NadA, which gives rise to MWSSQCSSKRFLSKARPRQPVAAWSYSIVPQNRSSGLRAGDAVVFAGRKRRSPLTAGACHHWYVSNTFTEPEPSPLLLLLGEGSDAFSERGVDCPGDLPAPSDPDLVARAQAAKAALGDRAFILGHHYQRDEVIAFADVTGDSFKLAQQAAARPESEFIVFCGVHFMAESADILTSADQIVVLPDMAAGCSMADMAAADQVQAAWRTLEAAGVAEVTVPVTYMNSTAAIKAFTGEHGGTICTSSNAAQSLRWAFEQGEKVLFLPDQHLGRNTAVLELGLSLDDCVVFDPHRPGGGLTPAELDRARMILWRGHCSVHGRFTEDSVDEIRAKAPDVNVLVHPECRHEVVLKADFVGSTEYIVKTLQSAAPGSSWAIGTELNLVRRLASQHPDKQIMFLDRTICYCSTMNRIDLPHLVWALESLAEDRVVNRIVVDPDTARWARVALDRMLALPGVGALPRD
- a CDS encoding aminotransferase class V-fold PLP-dependent enzyme, with the translated sequence MSRFALDCAVSRPVSDRTARWLDAAIRRAWAVPTAGYHEGKTASALLEQSATTVAQLAGARSAWFTPDPASAVVSAIDDLPPGAACVATTAADSLILQDASSAAARSHGLSHHTVDVDTEGRVQARGLDTLPSPCVLVTAVGNQEIGVLQADLGPWVQRTGSSVVLDASTAWGWVPLPASWDRLILDARTWSGVGGAVAVCSRAARRAPHPFDNVPSAVVAGLTAEHWMRAAPDAVDRVRECTARIAAGVRDGITGLEVRGGSDGHLPHILSISILYVDAEAVQTRLDALGYAVGSGSACASRAGQPSHVLAAVGGFTSGNVRLGLTPQIDDAVAAGFVDALVAVVTEVRAQMGTLDL
- a CDS encoding leucyl/phenylalanyl-tRNA--protein transferase, whose amino-acid sequence is MTVVSEKRELVGFSKTITADDMLAGYRRGLFPMSYWGLMYQWWSPDPRGVLPLGNLRIARSLRKSIRRYRTSFDTDFAAVVAACSDPDRPGGWIDPGLEKAYLDLHERGLAHSVETRNASGTLVGGLFGVNIGGFFAGESMFHTAVDASKVALVSLVDRLGAAGSPILVDTQWRTEHLASLGVVEIRRSEYLQLLAAALARPNVL
- the erpA gene encoding iron-sulfur cluster insertion protein ErpA produces the protein MSTETTTSESATTSGVTLTEAASSKVATLLAQEGREDLALRIAVQPGGCSGLRYQLFFDERTLDGDTRIDFDGVTVVVDRMSTPYLGGATIDFVDQIDKQGFTIDNPNATGSCACGDSFH
- a CDS encoding cytochrome c oxidase subunit 4, translating into MKHAGYIFGLGTVFFGVVSVVYGVWSRDWAGTTALAFTGFMTALVAFYSLYTARRLDSRPEDDKVANQEEGDPDYGFFSPQSWWPLPMGFSAMLIALGLIFATWLMLAGVVFLMLSIIGLVFEYYRRDFAH
- the coxB gene encoding cytochrome c oxidase subunit II; the protein is MTRQAAQGRHRRVAVVALGSASALLLAGCSQGTVDDWKRFGYPDPATEQGDTMLRLWTGSWIAALAVAFLVWGLIIWSIIVYRRRHADEPAPDQVRYNLPMEIMYTVVPLIMIGGMFFFTVRDQSQITKVENNQDVTIGAVGFRWSWNFNYVDQNTYEIGTPGQDPVLYLPVNQKVKFELTSPDVIHSFWVPAFLFKMDVIPGRTNTFEVTPNKEGTFAGKCAELCGVDHSRMLFSVKVVSQAEFDAHMQELRAKGQFGQLTSGRTTEAAQGV